Proteins from a genomic interval of Capsicum annuum cultivar UCD-10X-F1 chromosome 4, UCD10Xv1.1, whole genome shotgun sequence:
- the LOC107867556 gene encoding putative ribosome biogenesis protein slx9-like, whose product MGKTSKRGDAAARAERKFEKKLEFYSKVRHTVASLATQKTIAKKKKVRSRQKKLKAYDLSTLTEFLPELKTSQQPKPANFKLKSKNRKNLVLKEGNQLQAVINHPAFQSDPLGAIHQHLQSTQPTVDEKPKRRENRKGKKKSKAIAGLQSMEM is encoded by the exons ATGGGGAAGACAAGCAAACG CGGAGATGCAGCCGCTCGAGCTGAACGTAAATTCGAAAAGAAGCTGGAGTTCTATTCTA AGGTTAGACACACGGTTGCTTCGTTAGCTACACAGAAGACTATTGCTAAG AAGAAGAAAGTAAGAAGCAGGCAAAAGAAATTGAAGGCTTATGACCTTTCTACGCTTACAGAGTTTCTCCCTGAATTGAAAACCTCTCAGCAACCAAAACCAGCAAACTTCAAgttgaaaagtaaaaataggaaaaatttagT GTTGAAGGAAGGCAATCAATTACAAGCAGTTATTAATCATCCTGCTTTCCAGTCAGATCCATTAGGTGCCATTCATCAACATCTGCAAAGCACACAGCCTACTGTGGATGAAAAgccaaaaagaagggaaaatagaaaaggaaaaaagaaatctaaAGCCATAGCCGGGTTACAGTCTATGGAGATGTAA